The Conger conger chromosome 15, fConCon1.1, whole genome shotgun sequence genome contains a region encoding:
- the LOC133111879 gene encoding ribonuclease P protein subunit p25-like protein, with the protein MENYQKARTAEQPCPCPFPGLASDTPEVRVKDGSKIRNLMGFAAGRMEADACRQILFSGAGKSVAKAITCTEILKRRVRGLHQYTQLLYRTVQEVWEPLEPDAGLDSLTVSRNVPAIWVLLSKDPLDSTRPGYQAPGSFDTLWAQAAREEEAGLGRRRKRAAGRGKGDSGRHGGGRDKDHRGGVM; encoded by the coding sequence ATGGAGAATTACCAGAAAGCGCGCACAGCAGAgcagccctgcccctgccccttccCCGGATTGGCCAGCGACACGCCCGAGGTGAGGGTGAAGGACGGCAGCAAGATCCGCAACTTGATGGGCTTCGCCGCGGGCCGCATGGAGGCCGACGCCTGCCGGCAGATCTTGTTCTCCGGTGCTGGTAAGAGTGTCGCAAAGGCTATCACGTGTACCGAGATCCTAAAGCGACGCGTGCGTGGCCTACATCAGTACACCCAGCTGCTGTACCGCACCGTTCAGGAGGTGTGGGAGCCCCTGGAGCCCGACGCAGGCCTGGATAGCCTCACTGTCAGCAGAAACGTGCCTGCCATTTGGGTACTGCTTTCCAAGGACCCCCTTGACTCCACCCGGCCTGGGTACCAGGCACCCGGGTCCTTTGACACCCTGTGGGCACAGGCGGCCAGAGAGGAGGAGGCCGGCCTGGggcggaggaggaagagagctGCCGGTAGGGGGAAAGGGGACAGCGGCAGGCATGGAGGGGGTCGGGATAAAGACCACCGTGGAGGGGTTATGTAG